The following are from one region of the Quercus robur chromosome 1, dhQueRobu3.1, whole genome shotgun sequence genome:
- the LOC126727390 gene encoding protein NUCLEAR FUSION DEFECTIVE 4, with amino-acid sequence MSSRILQWLSLVGIIWLQSINGTNSNFPAYSSQLKQLLSISQVQLNNLAFASDAGKLFGCFAGIASIYLPLWLVLIIGSTLGLIGYGVQYLFLTNQISSLSYGHIFLLTVIAGNSICWINTVCYVIAIRNFPSNRQIVVGLTTSYVGLSAKIYTDIVDAKFSSSPTERAKAYLLLNSILPVIICVIASPLARVVDVKNSRNMGVGFITMFVITIATGVYAVFSSLEFMSSKLSSMSNAIGIFVFLLAPLVIPVVEKIMEVVRKLNIKTEMKVYDFTIEDNEGAERMESGVKEREEASEEVHEVGAKEEIGVKVMLTRLDFWLYFFVYFFGATLGLVFLNNLGQIAESRGHSGTSTLVSLSSSFGFFGRLMPSLMDYFFSRTKHMISRPATIIALMAPTAGALFLLTNSADLSLHISSAIIGVCSGAITSVAVSTTTDLFGTKNFSVNHNIVVANIPIGSFLFGYLAACLYNKEGNGHGKCMGMDCYKYTFIIWGSLCILGTFLAIVLYARTRKFYRQKV; translated from the exons ATGTCTTCAAGAATTCTTCAGTGGCTAAGCCTTGTGGGGATCATATGGCTTCAATCCATAAACGgaacaaactcaaattttccTGCCTACTCTTCTCAGCTCAAGCAACTCCTTTCCATATCCCAAGTACAACTCAACAACCTTGCCTTTGCCTCCGATGCAGGAAAGCTCTTTGGTTGTTTTGCGGGCATTGCATCTATTTACCTACCCCTTTGGCTAGTCCTTATCATCGGTTCTACTCTAGGTTTGATTGGTTACGGAGTACAATATCTCTTTCTAACCAACCAAATTTCTTCACTGTCTTATGGCCATATCTTCTTACTCACTGTTATTGCAGGAAATAGTATATGTTGGATTAACACTGTCTGTTATGTTATTGCTATACGAAACTTCCCTTCTAATCGCCAGATTGTGGTGGGGTTGACAACTAGCTATGTTGGTTTAAGTGCAAAGATCTATACAGATATTGTTGATGCCAAGTTTTCTTCTTCACCCACTGAAAGAGCTAAAGCCTATCTCCTTCTCAACTCTATATTACCTGTCATAATTTGCGTCATAGCGTCCCCACTAGCCAGAGTAGTTGATGTTAAAAATTCTAGAAATATGGGAGTTGGGTTCATTACAATGTTTGTGATAACAATAGCCACTGGAGTCTATGCTGTGTTCAGTAGTTTGGAGTTCATGTCGAGTAAATTATCTTCAATGAGTAACGCCATTGGCATTTTCGTGTTCCTATTAGCCCCGCTAGTCATTCCGGTAGTTGAAAAAATTATGGAGGTAGTGAgaaaattgaatataaaaacCGAAATGAAAGTGTATGATTTTACCATAGAAGACAATGAAGGTGCAGAGAGAATGGAGAGTGGggtcaaagagagagaagaagctAGCGAAGAGGTACATGAGGTTGGTGCTAAAGAAGAGATTGGAGTGAAGGTGATGCTAACAAGATTGGATTTCTGGTTATATTTCTTTGTGTATTTCTTTGGTGCAACACTTGGGCTAGTGTTCTTGAACAACTTGGGACAAATAGCTGAGTCCCGTGGCCACTCGGGTACATCAACTTTGGTCTCATTGTCCTCTTCTTTTGGGTTCTTTGGCCGACTCATGCCGTCCTTGATGGATTACTTCTTCTCAAG GACAAAGCACATGATTTCTAGGCCAGCGACAATTATAGCATTGATGGCTCCAACAGCAGGAGCTCTCTTCTTACTCACCAACAGTGCCGACCTGTCACTCCACATCAGCAGTGCCATTATAGGTGTGTGTAGTGGTGCAATTACTTCGGTCGCTGTATCTACAACCACCGACCTGTTTGGAACGAAGAATTTCTCAGTAAATCATAATATTGTGGTGGCAAATATCCCAATAGGATCATTTCTCTTTGGTTACTTGGCAGCTTGTCTTTACAACAAGGAAGGAAATGGACATGGAAAATGCATGGGCATGGATTGCTACAAATACACTTTCATCATCTGGGGTTCCCTTTGTATTTTGGGAACTTTCTTAGCTATAGTTCTATATGCTCGAACACGAAAGTTTTATAGGCAAAAAGTATAG